The region GAATACATCCGTCATCTCGCGGTCGAAGACCTCGCTCCACACGCGATAGCCGTTGTCGGCGCTCACCAGTTGAGCCGCGATGCGCAGACGCGAGCCGGCCTTTCGCACGCTGCCCTCGAGAACGTGGGCCACGTCGAGCTCCTCTCCGATCGTGCGCACGTCCAGGTTCCGGCCCTTGAACGAGAAAGCAGACGTCCGTGCG is a window of Vicinamibacteria bacterium DNA encoding:
- a CDS encoding AraC family transcriptional regulator → MDQRAAEAQRSVAVLPFVNLSGDPDQEYFSDGMAEEVLNALAAVPGLRVAARTSAFSFKGRNLDVRTIGEELDVAHVLEGSVRKAGSRLRIAAQLVSADNGYRVWSEVFDREMTDVF